In one window of Poriferisphaera corsica DNA:
- the atpH gene encoding ATP synthase F1 subunit delta: protein MALKKQEMTDAVSEVYARALIEIAEEHGELDTVAGELNELAAVIEQEPDMMRIMRNLAISKREKAGFIERVFRGRFSDTMYKFLQVVNEKDRLVSLAGMVTAYDELLREKRNVVKVEAWVARELDSSEIDRVAQSIGESLGGKTVELELQVDESLIGGLKIRVGDKLIDASVSSQLNLMQQRLVKVGREKAREAAATL, encoded by the coding sequence ATGGCATTGAAAAAACAAGAAATGACAGATGCAGTGAGCGAAGTTTATGCTCGTGCACTGATTGAGATCGCTGAAGAACACGGTGAACTGGATACAGTTGCCGGCGAATTGAACGAGTTGGCTGCTGTGATTGAGCAGGAGCCGGACATGATGCGGATCATGCGGAATCTTGCGATCAGCAAGCGTGAAAAGGCGGGCTTTATAGAACGCGTTTTTCGTGGCCGATTCAGCGACACGATGTACAAGTTCCTGCAGGTGGTGAATGAAAAAGATCGTTTGGTGAGCCTTGCTGGTATGGTGACGGCTTACGATGAGCTGCTTCGTGAAAAGCGCAATGTGGTGAAGGTTGAAGCGTGGGTCGCTCGTGAGCTTGACTCGTCTGAGATTGACCGTGTTGCACAATCAATTGGCGAATCACTCGGCGGGAAGACCGTCGAGCTTGAGTTGCAGGTTGATGAGAGCCTGATTGGCGGCTTGAAGATTCGTGTGGGTGACAAGCTCATTGATGCGAGTGTTTCCAGTCAGCTTAATTTGATGCAGCAACGTCTGGTCAAAGTTGGGCGTGAGAAAGCAAGAGAGGCTGCGGCCACTCTGTAG
- the atpE gene encoding ATP synthase F0 subunit C — protein MTLAQEGASMIGDKGLALLGLALGFGFTIMGAAKGIGNIGGKAVESIARQPEVAGPIGTNMIIAAALIEGIAVISMVFLAFVLTGKL, from the coding sequence ATGACACTGGCGCAAGAAGGCGCAAGCATGATCGGCGACAAGGGTTTGGCTCTCTTGGGCTTGGCACTTGGTTTTGGTTTCACAATCATGGGTGCTGCAAAGGGCATCGGCAACATCGGCGGTAAGGCTGTTGAGTCGATCGCACGTCAGCCAGAAGTTGCTGGTCCAATCGGCACGAACATGATTATTGCTGCTGCACTGATCGAAGGTATCGCTGTTATCTCAATGGTGTTCCTTGCTTTCGTTCTTACAGGCAAGCTCTAA
- a CDS encoding AtpZ/AtpI family protein has translation MKRGKPQADNPWVMFHMGLEFAGAAVILTLIGWYFVDLKFDTGPWGALTGFAIGFIGGFYLFIKEALLANRLAQKHYKEGLRSGLTGKPSLMKGVEHLGKGIDGKGDEPSSDEASEDEVKEEENGLPGDESLDESDKSEND, from the coding sequence ATGAAGCGAGGTAAGCCGCAGGCTGACAATCCGTGGGTAATGTTTCACATGGGGTTGGAGTTTGCGGGCGCTGCAGTGATCTTGACTTTGATTGGTTGGTACTTTGTCGACCTCAAATTCGACACGGGTCCGTGGGGAGCTCTGACTGGTTTTGCGATTGGCTTCATTGGCGGCTTCTATTTGTTTATCAAAGAAGCATTGCTGGCGAACCGGTTGGCACAGAAGCATTACAAAGAGGGGTTAAGGAGCGGGCTAACGGGTAAGCCGAGCTTGATGAAGGGTGTGGAGCATTTGGGGAAGGGAATAGATGGGAAGGGTGATGAACCGTCTTCGGATGAGGCATCTGAAGATGAGGTTAAAGAAGAAGAAAACGGTTTGCCCGGCGATGAAAGTTTGGATGAATCGGATAAAAGTGAGAACGATTGA
- the atpA gene encoding F0F1 ATP synthase subunit alpha encodes MKIQTDEITGVIKKEVENFGHALDVAQIGTVVEVGDGIARVYGLSEAKAGEMLEFEVGDGEVVRGQVMNLEEDIVGAVIFGDYLKVSEGMTVKATGELLSVPVGPGVLGRVVNALGEPIDGKGPIQGEETRKVDIIAPGIAERQPVTQPMQTGVKAVDSMIPIGRGQRELIIGDRKTGKTAVAIDTIINQKKYVGTEDEMICIYVAVGQKDSTVAGVVEQLRQAGAMDYTIVVNASSSEAAPLQYIAPYSGTAMGEYFMWKGKHVLCIYDDLSKQATAYRQLSLLLKRPPGREAYPGDVFYLHSRLLERATKLSDENGGGSLTALPVIETQEGDVSAYIPTNVISITDGQIYLEPDLFFAGVRPAINVGISVSRVGGNAQIKAMKQVAGSLRLDLAAYRELEAFAQLGTDLDKATQYQLDNGAKMVELLKQPQFVPMDVIDQVIQIFAAGNRFLDDVKLDQVQKFSTDLVEFFKTQGASVREELAEKKDIKGLEDKLKNVIKDFKNGWSAS; translated from the coding sequence ATGAAGATTCAAACTGACGAAATTACTGGTGTTATCAAAAAAGAAGTTGAGAACTTTGGGCACGCGCTCGACGTTGCTCAGATCGGCACGGTCGTCGAAGTCGGCGATGGTATCGCTCGTGTTTATGGCTTGTCAGAAGCCAAAGCTGGCGAGATGCTCGAGTTCGAGGTCGGTGACGGCGAAGTCGTTCGTGGTCAGGTCATGAACCTTGAAGAAGATATCGTTGGTGCGGTTATCTTCGGTGACTATCTCAAGGTTAGTGAAGGCATGACGGTCAAAGCGACGGGTGAATTGCTGAGTGTGCCCGTTGGTCCTGGCGTGCTGGGCCGCGTGGTGAACGCACTCGGTGAACCGATCGATGGTAAAGGCCCGATCCAAGGTGAAGAAACCCGCAAGGTCGATATCATCGCTCCGGGTATTGCTGAACGTCAGCCTGTGACGCAGCCGATGCAGACCGGTGTTAAAGCGGTGGATTCGATGATCCCGATTGGCCGAGGCCAGCGTGAGTTGATCATTGGTGACCGTAAGACTGGCAAAACTGCAGTCGCGATTGACACCATCATCAATCAGAAAAAATATGTCGGCACCGAAGACGAGATGATTTGTATCTACGTCGCTGTCGGCCAGAAAGACTCCACTGTGGCGGGCGTTGTTGAACAACTCCGTCAGGCTGGTGCGATGGATTACACCATCGTCGTGAACGCTTCTTCATCAGAAGCTGCTCCACTGCAATACATCGCGCCTTACTCGGGTACTGCGATGGGTGAGTACTTCATGTGGAAGGGTAAGCACGTTCTGTGCATTTATGATGACCTTTCCAAACAGGCAACGGCTTATCGTCAGTTGTCATTGTTGTTGAAGCGTCCTCCGGGCCGTGAGGCTTACCCCGGTGATGTTTTCTACCTGCACTCTCGTTTGCTCGAACGTGCAACGAAGCTCTCCGATGAGAACGGCGGCGGTTCACTGACTGCTCTGCCTGTTATTGAAACGCAAGAAGGCGACGTTTCTGCATACATCCCAACCAACGTGATTTCCATCACCGACGGCCAAATCTATCTTGAACCAGATCTGTTCTTCGCAGGTGTGCGTCCTGCGATTAACGTGGGCATTTCTGTTTCACGTGTGGGTGGTAATGCTCAGATCAAAGCGATGAAACAGGTGGCGGGCTCACTGCGTCTTGACCTTGCGGCTTACCGTGAGCTTGAGGCATTTGCTCAGCTCGGTACCGATCTTGATAAGGCAACCCAGTATCAGCTAGATAATGGTGCGAAGATGGTTGAGCTTCTCAAGCAGCCACAGTTCGTGCCGATGGATGTGATTGATCAGGTCATCCAGATCTTTGCTGCGGGGAACCGCTTCCTTGATGATGTTAAGTTGGATCAGGTGCAAAAGTTCTCGACTGATCTTGTTGAGTTCTTTAAAACGCAAGGTGCTTCAGTCCGTGAAGAGCTTGCTGAGAAGAAAGACATCAAGGGGCTTGAGGATAAACTCAAGAACGTGATCAAGGACTTTAAGAATGGCTGGTCTGCCAGCTAA
- a CDS encoding F0F1 ATP synthase subunit A, whose translation MSSYINILAEENLLVHVLPQSAFKVGNFTIYNQMVLTGIAALIVLLIFGYASRKIRTNQNEGLDGYVTKGRFAQLLEVLCVFIREEVARPNLGNLTDKYIKYIWSVFFFVLTINLVGMVPAGPFFAEIASYLPESTQTGIVHALEAIGATPHPYGADKIGLVTWLSHLNGNANGNLNMTAAMAVLSFIAIVGIGMKEQGLKYFAHFAPVPFTPILMSPIAGMLVVIEAMGVVIKCVVLAMRLFGTMLAGHLVLAALFSLILAATKAGGFIMEMGVGVLVVGGATALSLLELFFAVLQAFIFTFLTVLFISAGAVHHGEHDHDEEHEFEPKHDKGMEGIEGVSL comes from the coding sequence GTGTCGAGTTATATAAACATATTGGCTGAAGAAAACCTATTGGTTCACGTGTTGCCACAGTCTGCATTTAAGGTTGGCAACTTCACGATCTATAACCAGATGGTGCTTACAGGTATCGCTGCGTTGATCGTGTTGCTGATCTTTGGTTATGCGTCGCGCAAGATCCGAACGAATCAAAATGAGGGTTTGGATGGCTATGTCACCAAGGGTCGATTCGCACAGTTGCTTGAAGTGCTGTGCGTGTTTATCCGTGAAGAGGTGGCGCGGCCGAACCTTGGGAATCTTACAGATAAGTACATCAAGTACATCTGGTCGGTGTTCTTTTTTGTATTGACGATCAATCTTGTGGGGATGGTGCCTGCGGGGCCGTTCTTTGCAGAGATTGCATCGTACTTGCCGGAGAGCACGCAGACGGGCATTGTTCATGCACTTGAAGCGATCGGCGCGACGCCGCACCCATATGGTGCTGACAAGATTGGTCTGGTGACGTGGTTGTCACACCTCAATGGTAATGCGAACGGTAACCTGAATATGACAGCTGCGATGGCGGTTCTTTCGTTCATCGCGATTGTTGGGATTGGTATGAAAGAGCAGGGGCTCAAGTATTTTGCTCACTTTGCTCCGGTACCGTTTACGCCGATTTTGATGTCGCCGATCGCTGGGATGTTGGTGGTGATTGAGGCGATGGGCGTAGTGATTAAATGTGTTGTGTTGGCCATGCGTTTGTTTGGCACGATGCTTGCAGGTCACTTGGTCTTGGCGGCGCTGTTTAGTTTGATTTTGGCGGCAACCAAAGCGGGTGGGTTTATTATGGAAATGGGTGTTGGTGTGTTGGTCGTTGGTGGTGCGACGGCACTCTCACTGCTTGAACTGTTCTTTGCAGTGTTGCAGGCGTTTATCTTTACCTTCCTGACGGTGCTGTTTATCAGTGCTGGTGCGGTGCATCATGGCGAGCATGATCATGATGAAGAACATGAGTTCGAGCCTAAGCACGACAAGGGTATGGAAGGGATTGAAGGCGTTTCGCTTTAA
- the atpF gene encoding F0F1 ATP synthase subunit B, producing MKKYLLMAMLVTATLWLGGAEAFAASDAGGDDNLLKPMLGQFAWQLILFLVLFVVLTIFVWPPILKGLQDREAKIKGDLSSAEKAAKDAAGTLEEYKAQLADAQKKAQEVIEEGRTAATKLSAELKTQAESEIQAMRERAGAEIRGAKEEALAQIYEQAAVMSTQVAGQILRKEISVDDQRGLIDASLQALKERN from the coding sequence ATGAAGAAATATTTGTTAATGGCAATGCTTGTGACAGCAACACTCTGGCTGGGAGGCGCGGAAGCTTTTGCTGCTTCTGACGCTGGGGGTGATGACAACCTCTTGAAGCCAATGCTGGGCCAATTCGCATGGCAGTTGATCTTGTTCTTGGTTTTGTTTGTGGTGTTGACCATTTTTGTTTGGCCACCAATCCTGAAAGGTTTGCAGGACCGCGAAGCGAAGATCAAAGGCGATCTTTCCAGTGCTGAAAAAGCTGCTAAAGATGCGGCGGGCACGTTGGAAGAATACAAGGCGCAGTTGGCTGACGCACAGAAGAAGGCTCAGGAAGTCATTGAGGAAGGCCGTACTGCGGCGACGAAATTGTCTGCTGAGTTGAAAACTCAGGCGGAGAGTGAGATTCAGGCGATGCGTGAGCGGGCTGGGGCAGAGATCCGCGGTGCGAAGGAAGAAGCCCTCGCACAGATCTACGAGCAGGCTGCGGTGATGAGTACGCAGGTGGCTGGTCAGATCCTTCGTAAAGAGATCAGTGTAGACGATCAACGTGGGTTGATCGATGCGTCACTACAGGCATTGAAGGAACGCAACTGA
- a CDS encoding PLDc N-terminal domain-containing protein: MLEMMSMLANGGHDALSFLPVFGCAAFGGLIGLLFLIFWIWMLVDCCTKQFKNNDKVIWILVIIFAGGIGALIYFLVGRNTAIEER; the protein is encoded by the coding sequence ATGCTAGAGATGATGAGTATGTTGGCTAATGGTGGGCATGATGCGCTCTCCTTCTTGCCGGTTTTCGGATGTGCAGCATTCGGTGGATTGATTGGATTACTATTCTTGATCTTTTGGATCTGGATGCTGGTTGATTGCTGCACGAAGCAATTTAAGAACAATGATAAAGTCATCTGGATTCTGGTCATCATCTTTGCTGGCGGTATTGGGGCGCTGATTTATTTCCTCGTGGGTAGAAATACCGCAATTGAAGAAAGATAA
- the atpG gene encoding ATP synthase F1 subunit gamma codes for MPANVREIKGRMKAVGNIERITKTMQMIATARFQAMQKRAVAAQAYTRKIAEVVSELADSVGSDAEGVHPLLLQPEESTGKVAVLVLTSNRGLCGGYNANIIRKVNEFFREHDDAHLEVSGKKGHAYFKFIGRKVDVYHDEFDDSPSYEEIEAVANTYMKDFVAGKYDAVYVIYTAFISMARQEAKAVQLLPMQPPEADKDHGAKAETMYDFSPEPEVLLAELLPVTVKTRLYQCFNESLVSEQLARMIAMKSATDSAGKMKKSLGRQYNRARQTAITTELSEIIGGAAALDQ; via the coding sequence ATGCCAGCAAACGTACGCGAAATCAAGGGCCGAATGAAGGCCGTCGGGAATATTGAACGTATCACGAAGACGATGCAGATGATTGCAACTGCGCGTTTTCAGGCGATGCAGAAGCGGGCTGTGGCCGCGCAGGCCTATACTCGGAAGATCGCGGAAGTGGTCAGCGAGTTGGCAGACAGCGTGGGCAGTGATGCTGAGGGAGTTCATCCGCTGTTGTTGCAGCCTGAAGAATCGACGGGGAAGGTGGCAGTGCTTGTACTGACCTCAAACCGTGGTCTTTGTGGTGGTTACAACGCGAATATTATCCGTAAAGTGAACGAATTTTTCCGAGAGCATGATGATGCTCATCTGGAAGTTTCGGGCAAGAAGGGTCATGCTTACTTTAAGTTTATAGGCCGCAAGGTTGATGTCTATCATGACGAGTTTGATGACAGCCCGAGTTATGAAGAGATCGAGGCGGTTGCGAACACGTACATGAAGGATTTTGTGGCAGGGAAGTATGACGCGGTGTATGTGATTTACACAGCGTTTATCAGCATGGCGAGGCAGGAAGCGAAAGCGGTCCAGTTGTTGCCGATGCAGCCACCTGAGGCTGATAAAGATCATGGGGCGAAGGCTGAGACGATGTACGATTTCTCGCCAGAGCCAGAGGTGCTGTTGGCCGAGTTGTTGCCGGTGACGGTGAAGACGCGACTGTATCAGTGCTTTAATGAATCGTTGGTGAGTGAGCAGTTGGCACGTATGATTGCGATGAAATCGGCGACGGATTCGGCTGGGAAGATGAAAAAATCTCTCGGTAGGCAATATAACCGCGCTCGTCAGACAGCGATCACGACCGAGCTCAGCGAGATTATCGGTGGAGCGGCGGCGTTGGATCAGTAA